The following coding sequences lie in one Streptomyces sp. NBC_00510 genomic window:
- a CDS encoding prephenate dehydrogenase: protein MRTALVIGTGLIGTSAALALAARGVEVHLEDHDPAVVRTAAALGAGTDEPPSGRVDLAIVAVPPAHVAATVADAQRRGLARGYLDVASVKSGPRRDLEALGCDLTSYIGTHPMSGRERSGPLAATADLFEGRPWVLTPTPVTETEVLNLALELAALCRAVPVVMDADAHDRAVALVSHTPQLVSSMVAARLQHAEDSAVRLCGQGIRDVTRVAGSQPGMWIDILSANPGPVADVLAELAADLTETVESLRALQSADDAKRRDGTAGIEDLLRRGNAGRAKVPGKHGSAPKSYDVVAVLIGDQPGELARLFADTGAAGVNIEDVRIEHSTGQQAGLAQLMVEPAAAARLSAALRERGWSLRA from the coding sequence GTGGTGCGCACCGCCGCCGCGCTCGGCGCGGGCACCGACGAACCCCCGTCCGGCCGGGTCGACCTCGCGATCGTCGCCGTGCCGCCGGCCCACGTCGCCGCGACCGTCGCCGACGCCCAGCGCCGCGGGCTCGCCCGCGGCTACCTCGACGTCGCCAGCGTCAAGTCCGGACCGCGCCGCGACCTGGAGGCGCTCGGCTGCGACCTGACCTCGTACATCGGCACGCACCCCATGTCCGGCCGCGAGCGCTCCGGCCCCCTGGCCGCGACCGCCGACCTCTTCGAGGGCCGCCCCTGGGTGCTCACCCCGACCCCGGTCACCGAGACCGAGGTGCTCAACCTCGCCCTGGAGCTGGCCGCGCTCTGCCGCGCCGTCCCGGTCGTGATGGACGCCGACGCCCACGACCGCGCCGTCGCCCTCGTCTCGCACACCCCCCAGCTGGTCTCCAGCATGGTCGCGGCGCGCCTGCAGCACGCCGAGGACAGCGCGGTGCGCCTGTGCGGCCAGGGCATCCGCGACGTCACCCGGGTCGCGGGCTCGCAGCCCGGCATGTGGATCGACATCCTCTCCGCCAACCCCGGCCCGGTCGCCGACGTCCTCGCCGAGCTCGCCGCCGACCTGACGGAGACCGTCGAGTCCCTGCGGGCCCTGCAGTCCGCGGACGACGCCAAGCGCCGCGACGGCACCGCCGGCATCGAGGACCTCCTCCGCCGCGGCAACGCCGGCCGGGCCAAGGTCCCCGGCAAGCACGGCTCCGCCCCCAAGTCCTACGACGTCGTCGCCGTGCTCATCGGCGACCAGCCGGGGGAGCTCGCGCGGCTCTTCGCGGACACGGGGGCGGCGGGGGTCAACATCGAGGACGTGCGGATCGAGCATTCGACGGGGCAGCAGGCGGGTCTGGCTCAGTTGATGGTGGAGCCGGCCGCGGCGGCGCGTTTGTCGGCGGCGTTGCGGGAGCGTGGCTGGTCGCTGCGCGCCTGA
- the cmk gene encoding (d)CMP kinase, whose product MHKEGPPTVSNPVIVAIDGPSGTGKSSTSKAVAAKLGLSYLDTGAQYRAMTWWMLSNGVDVNDAAAVATAAEKPVIVSGSDPAAPTITVDGVDASGPIRTQEVTAAVSAVSAVPEVRSRLVGLQRDAATAAPAGIVVEGRDIGTTVLPDATVKIFLTASPEARAARRGGELKATGSAQVDLVATREALVRRDAADSGRKTSPLAKADDAMEVDTSELTLDQVIECVVTLIEEKRAAS is encoded by the coding sequence ATGCACAAGGAAGGTCCCCCGACTGTGTCGAATCCGGTGATCGTCGCGATCGACGGCCCCTCGGGCACTGGCAAGTCCAGCACTTCGAAGGCGGTCGCGGCCAAGCTCGGCCTGAGCTACCTGGACACCGGAGCGCAGTACCGGGCGATGACCTGGTGGATGCTGAGCAACGGCGTCGACGTGAACGACGCCGCCGCCGTGGCGACCGCCGCCGAGAAGCCGGTGATCGTCTCCGGGTCCGACCCGGCGGCGCCCACGATCACGGTGGACGGCGTGGACGCCTCCGGACCGATCCGCACCCAGGAGGTCACCGCGGCGGTCAGTGCCGTCAGCGCGGTGCCGGAGGTGCGCAGCCGCCTGGTCGGGCTGCAGCGCGACGCGGCCACTGCCGCGCCCGCCGGCATCGTCGTCGAGGGCCGGGACATCGGCACCACCGTGCTTCCGGACGCCACCGTCAAGATCTTCCTCACCGCCTCCCCGGAGGCCCGCGCCGCCCGCCGCGGCGGCGAGCTGAAGGCCACCGGCAGCGCCCAGGTCGACCTCGTGGCGACCCGGGAGGCCCTCGTACGGCGCGACGCGGCGGACTCCGGTCGCAAGACCTCCCCGCTGGCGAAGGCGGACGACGCCATGGAGGTCGACACCAGCGAGCTCACCCTCGACCAGGTCATCGAGTGCGTCGTCACCCTCATCGAGGAGAAGCGGGCGGCTTCGTGA
- a CDS encoding 1-acyl-sn-glycerol-3-phosphate acyltransferase: MSDSSAVPGPRGAAVGRRLGIGIINSLWRPRVLGAWRLPASGPVILAVNHSHYVDGPVLMGTCPRPVHFLIKKEAFIGPLDPFLRGIGQLPVDRHSTDRTAVTSALGVLERGGVLGIFPEGTRGEGDFADLRAGLAYFAVRSGAPIVPVAVLGTSRPGRLIRGLPPVRGRVDIVFGDPFDAGDGSGRRTRTALDAATVRIQKHLSGHLEYARRTTGRAS; encoded by the coding sequence GTGAGCGACTCCTCCGCGGTTCCGGGACCGAGGGGCGCGGCCGTCGGCCGCCGCCTCGGCATCGGGATCATCAACAGCCTCTGGCGCCCCCGGGTGCTCGGCGCCTGGCGGTTGCCCGCCTCGGGGCCGGTGATCCTGGCCGTGAACCACTCGCACTACGTGGACGGGCCGGTGCTCATGGGCACCTGCCCGCGCCCGGTGCACTTCCTGATCAAGAAGGAGGCGTTCATCGGGCCGCTGGACCCGTTCCTGCGTGGGATCGGCCAGCTCCCGGTGGACCGCCACAGCACCGACCGCACCGCGGTGACCAGCGCGCTCGGCGTGCTGGAGCGCGGCGGGGTCCTGGGGATCTTCCCCGAGGGCACCCGGGGCGAGGGCGACTTCGCCGACCTGCGGGCGGGCCTGGCGTACTTCGCGGTGCGCTCCGGCGCGCCCATAGTGCCGGTCGCGGTCCTCGGCACGTCCCGGCCGGGACGGCTGATCCGCGGCCTGCCGCCGGTGCGCGGCCGGGTCGACATCGTCTTCGGCGACCCCTTCGACGCCGGCGACGGCAGCGGACGCCGTACGCGTACGGCACTGGACGCCGCCACCGTGCGCATCCAGAAGCACCTGAGCGGACACCTCGAGTACGCCCGGCGCACCACGGGCCGCGCCTCCTAG
- the der gene encoding ribosome biogenesis GTPase Der, with protein MDIENEYGEVGALDDAEYAEFMELAAEEGFDLDEVAGDLAAAGHGPLPVVAVVGRPNVGKSTLVNRIIGRREAVVEDRPGVTRDRVTYEADWNGRRFKIVDTGGWEQDVLGIDASVAAQAEFAIEAADAVVFVVDATVGATDTDEAVVKLLRKAGKPVVLCANKVDGPSGEADAAMLWNLGLGEPFPVSSLHGRGTGDLLDAMLEALPEAPMQSFANAIGGPRRVALIGRPNVGKSSLLNKVAGEERVVVNEQAGTTRDPVDELIELGGKIWKFVDTAGIRRRVHLQEGADYYASLRTAAALEKAEVAVVLIDAGETLAEQDTRIISLAVEAGRAIVIAYNKWDLLDEERRYYLEREIEKDLVQVQWAPRVNVSARTGRHMEKLVPAIESALAGWETRVPTGRLNAFLGELVAAHPHPIRGGKQPRILFGTQAGTKPPRFVLFASGFLEAGYRRFIERRLREEFGFVGTPIQVSVRVREKRGRKK; from the coding sequence ATGGACATCGAGAACGAGTACGGCGAAGTCGGCGCGCTCGACGACGCCGAGTACGCCGAGTTCATGGAGCTCGCCGCCGAGGAGGGTTTCGACCTCGACGAGGTCGCGGGCGACCTCGCGGCCGCGGGCCACGGCCCGCTGCCGGTCGTCGCGGTTGTCGGCCGCCCGAACGTCGGCAAGTCGACGCTGGTGAACCGGATCATCGGCCGCCGTGAGGCGGTCGTCGAGGACCGCCCCGGCGTCACCCGCGACCGCGTCACGTACGAGGCCGACTGGAACGGCCGCCGCTTCAAGATCGTCGACACCGGCGGCTGGGAGCAGGACGTCCTCGGCATCGACGCGTCCGTGGCCGCGCAGGCCGAGTTCGCGATCGAGGCCGCCGACGCGGTGGTCTTCGTGGTGGACGCCACGGTCGGCGCGACCGACACCGACGAGGCCGTCGTCAAGCTGCTCCGCAAGGCCGGCAAGCCGGTCGTGCTGTGCGCCAACAAGGTCGACGGCCCCTCGGGCGAGGCGGACGCCGCCATGCTGTGGAACCTCGGCCTCGGCGAGCCCTTCCCGGTCTCGTCGCTGCACGGCCGCGGCACGGGCGACCTGCTGGACGCGATGCTGGAGGCGCTCCCCGAGGCGCCGATGCAGTCCTTCGCCAACGCCATCGGCGGCCCGCGCCGGGTCGCGCTGATCGGCCGCCCGAACGTCGGCAAGTCCTCGCTGCTGAACAAGGTGGCGGGCGAGGAGCGCGTCGTCGTCAACGAGCAGGCCGGCACGACCCGCGACCCGGTCGACGAGCTCATCGAGCTCGGCGGCAAGATCTGGAAGTTCGTGGACACCGCGGGCATCCGCCGCCGCGTCCACCTCCAGGAGGGCGCGGACTACTACGCCTCGCTGCGCACCGCGGCCGCCCTGGAGAAGGCGGAGGTCGCCGTCGTCCTGATCGACGCCGGCGAGACCCTCGCCGAGCAGGACACCCGCATCATCTCGCTGGCCGTCGAGGCGGGCCGCGCCATCGTCATCGCCTACAACAAGTGGGACCTGCTGGACGAGGAGCGGCGCTACTACCTCGAGCGCGAGATCGAGAAGGACCTCGTGCAGGTCCAGTGGGCGCCCCGGGTGAACGTCTCCGCCCGCACCGGCCGGCACATGGAGAAGCTGGTCCCGGCCATCGAGTCGGCCCTGGCGGGCTGGGAGACCCGGGTCCCCACCGGCCGTCTCAACGCCTTCCTGGGCGAGCTCGTCGCCGCCCACCCCCACCCGATCCGCGGCGGCAAGCAGCCCCGCATCCTCTTTGGCACCCAGGCCGGCACCAAGCCCCCGCGCTTCGTGCTCTTCGCCTCCGGCTTCCTGGAGGCGGGCTACCGCCGCTTCATCGAGCGGCGGCTGCGTGAGGAGTTCGGGTTCGTGGGGACGCCGATCCAGGTGTCGGTGCGGGTGCGGGAGAAGCGCGGCCGCAAGAAGTAG
- a CDS encoding transglycosylase family protein: protein MAVSAKYRQSAVVAGVTVLTPLALMAVAGPAKAADGGVWDRIASCESGGNWHINTGNGYYGGLQFSAGTWRAYGGTAYAATADRASREQQIAVAAKVQRAQGWGAWPTCSARAGAYGSAPARGTAPAAPKAKRHTAPAPAKQSRGSGGHADRGQSRAKGHGNYSVRGGDTLSGIAAAHGTTWKKLYAVNRSVIGADPNLIYPGQRLSI from the coding sequence ATGGCCGTATCAGCCAAGTACCGTCAGTCCGCAGTCGTAGCCGGCGTCACCGTGCTGACCCCGCTGGCCCTCATGGCCGTCGCGGGGCCCGCGAAGGCCGCCGACGGCGGGGTCTGGGACCGCATCGCGAGCTGCGAGAGCGGCGGGAACTGGCACATCAACACCGGCAACGGGTACTACGGAGGACTCCAGTTCTCGGCCGGGACCTGGCGCGCCTACGGCGGCACCGCGTACGCGGCGACCGCCGACCGGGCGAGCCGTGAGCAGCAGATCGCCGTCGCCGCCAAGGTGCAGCGGGCGCAGGGCTGGGGCGCCTGGCCCACCTGCTCCGCCCGCGCCGGCGCCTACGGGAGCGCACCCGCCCGCGGCACCGCCCCGGCCGCGCCCAAGGCGAAGCGGCACACCGCCCCGGCGCCCGCGAAGCAGTCGCGCGGCAGCGGCGGTCACGCCGACCGCGGCCAGAGCCGGGCGAAGGGGCACGGCAACTACAGCGTCCGCGGCGGCGACACCCTGAGCGGCATCGCGGCCGCCCACGGGACGACCTGGAAGAAGCTGTACGCCGTCAACCGGTCCGTGATCGGCGCCGACCCCAACCTGATCTACCCGGGACAGCGGCTGTCGATCTGA
- a CDS encoding LysM peptidoglycan-binding domain-containing protein — MSRPRRLAVTAIALLATWAALAPGARADGHAPVWLELATCESSNRWKTNTGNGFYGGLQIFQPTWVEHGGLDLAARPDRATPDQQMTVAEEILRNQGWEAWPTCAQRLRLAGRAHAVQSGETLEGVARRFNVSGGAAELYRLNQDVIGSDPTRQLTPGTLLRLPR; from the coding sequence ATGTCCCGTCCCCGCCGTCTCGCGGTGACCGCTATCGCTCTGCTCGCCACGTGGGCGGCCCTGGCTCCCGGAGCGCGGGCCGACGGGCACGCCCCCGTCTGGCTGGAACTGGCGACCTGCGAGAGCAGCAACCGCTGGAAGACCAACACCGGCAACGGCTTCTACGGCGGGCTGCAGATCTTCCAGCCCACCTGGGTCGAGCACGGCGGTCTCGACCTGGCCGCCAGGCCCGACCGTGCGACCCCCGACCAGCAGATGACCGTCGCCGAGGAGATCCTCCGCAACCAGGGCTGGGAGGCCTGGCCGACCTGCGCGCAGCGCCTGCGGCTGGCCGGCCGGGCGCACGCGGTCCAGTCCGGCGAGACCCTGGAGGGCGTCGCCCGGCGCTTCAACGTCAGCGGCGGCGCGGCCGAGCTGTACCGGCTCAACCAGGACGTCATCGGCTCCGACCCGACCCGGCAGCTCACGCCCGGGACACTGCTGCGCCTGCCGCGCTGA
- a CDS encoding glycosyltransferase family 4 protein translates to MRISILIHNAYGVGGTIRTTYNLAGALAERHEVEIVSVYRHRHEPAFSLDPRIRLRHLVDLRRGSATCDLDDPLYHRPAKVFPSGENRYEQYSALTDQRIAAHLAALDADVVIGTRPGLNVHIALQAPRHVVRIAQEHLTLDAHSLALVLRLRRLYPRLDAVTTTTEADAVSYRRRLWLPGVRVLALPNSVPDPGVAPSALDAKYVVAAGRLAPVKHYGDLIRAFAKVSVERPDWGLRLYGTGGQQEKLEQLIERLELGDRVTMMGMATPIEPEMAKGSLLAVSSSMESFGMTIVEAMRVGLPVVSTDCPLGPGEIISDGVDGLLVPPRDVDALAAAMLRLINDDELRRRMGRAALDKGARYDPAEIARSCERLLEELLARRAGPSGRLRAAGRHVGGVGMGVVYAGKDLARAAKRRARRLRKKLRAAVRRRLGGRTRKGWTPGG, encoded by the coding sequence ATGCGCATTTCCATACTGATTCACAACGCCTACGGGGTCGGTGGCACCATCCGCACGACCTACAACCTGGCCGGCGCCCTGGCCGAGCGCCACGAGGTCGAGATCGTCTCCGTGTACCGCCACCGCCACGAACCTGCCTTCTCCCTCGACCCCCGGATCCGGCTGCGGCACCTGGTGGACCTGCGCAGGGGCAGCGCCACATGCGACCTCGACGACCCGCTGTACCACCGGCCGGCGAAGGTCTTCCCCTCCGGTGAGAACCGCTACGAGCAGTACAGCGCCCTCACCGACCAGCGGATCGCCGCCCACCTCGCGGCGCTCGACGCCGACGTCGTCATCGGCACCCGCCCCGGGCTGAACGTCCACATCGCCCTGCAGGCGCCGCGTCACGTGGTCCGGATCGCACAGGAGCACCTGACGCTCGACGCCCACTCGCTGGCGCTGGTCCTCAGGCTGCGCCGGCTCTACCCCCGGCTGGACGCGGTCACCACCACGACCGAGGCCGACGCCGTCTCCTACCGCCGCAGGCTGTGGCTGCCCGGCGTACGGGTGCTCGCCCTGCCGAACAGCGTCCCCGACCCGGGTGTCGCGCCCAGCGCCCTGGACGCCAAGTACGTGGTCGCGGCGGGCCGGCTGGCCCCGGTCAAGCACTACGGCGACCTCATCAGGGCCTTCGCCAAGGTCTCGGTCGAACGCCCGGACTGGGGCCTGCGGTTATACGGCACCGGTGGGCAGCAGGAGAAGCTGGAACAGCTCATCGAGCGCCTGGAACTCGGCGACCGGGTGACGATGATGGGGATGGCGACGCCGATCGAGCCGGAGATGGCCAAGGGCTCGCTGCTCGCGGTCTCCTCCAGCATGGAGTCGTTCGGCATGACGATCGTCGAGGCGATGCGCGTGGGGCTGCCGGTGGTCAGCACCGACTGCCCGCTCGGTCCCGGCGAGATCATCAGCGACGGGGTCGACGGCCTGCTGGTGCCGCCGCGTGACGTCGACGCCCTCGCCGCGGCCATGCTCCGGCTGATCAACGACGACGAACTGCGCCGCCGGATGGGCCGGGCGGCCCTGGACAAGGGCGCCAGGTACGACCCCGCGGAGATCGCCAGGAGCTGCGAACGCCTGCTGGAGGAGCTGCTGGCCCGCCGGGCGGGCCCCTCGGGGCGGCTGCGCGCGGCCGGGCGCCACGTCGGCGGAGTGGGGATGGGCGTGGTGTACGCGGGCAAGGACCTCGCCCGCGCGGCGAAGCGCCGGGCCCGCAGACTGCGCAAGAAGCTGCGGGCCGCGGTGCGCAGGCGGCTCGGCGGGCGGACGCGGAAGGGCTGGACCCCGGGCGGGTGA
- the ctaD gene encoding cytochrome c oxidase subunit I produces MGTYAAQTAADRAAAPRRPGRLLVDWLTTTDHKKIGHLYLITSFGFFLAAGLMALLMRAELARPGLQLMSNDGYNQLFTIHGTVMLLLFATPTFAGFANEIMPLQIGSPDVAFPRLNMLSYWLFLFGGLIVLGSLLTPTGGASFGWFAYAPLNSLTRSPGIGADMWIMGLALSGFGTILGAVNFVATIVGMRAPGMTMFRMPIFTWNVLFTSVLVLMAFPVLAATLLVLEADRRFGSLVFEPGNGGALLWQHLFWFFGHPEVYIIALPFFGIITEVIPVFSRKPVFGYATLVGATTAITGLSMVVWAHHMFVTGAVLLPFFSLLSFLIAVPTGVKFFNWIGTMLHGSLSFETPMLWAVGFLVSFLFGGLTGVILASPPLDFQVSDSYFVVAHFHYVVFGTVVFAMFAGFFFWWPKFTGKMLDERLGRIQFWTLFVGFHTTFLVQHWLGAEGMPRRYADYLAADGFTVLNTISTIGAFLLGLSTLPFLYNVWRTAKYGRRVEVDDPWGFGRSLEWATSCPPPRHNFSTLPQIRSESPAFDLHHPEVAALDQARSTGRRDAVEPGAGGQD; encoded by the coding sequence ATGGGGACGTACGCAGCGCAGACCGCGGCCGATCGGGCGGCGGCGCCCCGGCGGCCGGGACGGCTGCTGGTGGACTGGCTGACCACCACCGACCACAAGAAGATCGGGCACCTCTACCTGATCACGTCGTTCGGCTTCTTCCTCGCCGCGGGACTCATGGCGCTGCTGATGCGCGCCGAGCTCGCCCGCCCCGGCCTGCAGCTGATGTCGAACGACGGCTACAACCAGCTGTTCACGATCCACGGCACGGTCATGCTGCTGCTCTTCGCCACCCCGACCTTCGCGGGCTTCGCCAACGAGATCATGCCGCTGCAGATCGGCTCGCCCGACGTCGCCTTCCCCCGGCTGAACATGCTGTCGTACTGGCTGTTCCTCTTCGGCGGCCTGATCGTGCTCGGGAGCCTCCTGACGCCGACCGGGGGCGCCTCCTTCGGCTGGTTCGCCTACGCGCCGCTGAACAGCCTCACCCGCTCGCCCGGGATCGGCGCCGACATGTGGATCATGGGGCTGGCACTGTCGGGCTTCGGCACCATCCTCGGCGCGGTCAACTTCGTCGCGACGATCGTGGGGATGCGCGCGCCGGGCATGACCATGTTCCGGATGCCGATCTTCACCTGGAACGTGCTCTTCACCTCGGTGCTGGTGCTGATGGCCTTCCCGGTGCTCGCGGCGACGCTGCTGGTGCTGGAGGCGGACCGGCGCTTCGGCTCGCTGGTCTTCGAGCCGGGCAACGGCGGGGCCCTGCTGTGGCAGCACCTGTTCTGGTTCTTCGGCCACCCGGAGGTGTACATCATCGCGCTGCCGTTCTTCGGCATCATCACCGAGGTCATCCCGGTGTTCTCGCGCAAGCCGGTGTTCGGCTACGCGACGCTGGTGGGCGCGACGACGGCCATCACCGGGCTGTCGATGGTGGTGTGGGCGCACCACATGTTCGTCACCGGCGCCGTGCTGCTGCCGTTCTTCTCGCTGCTGTCGTTCCTGATCGCGGTGCCGACCGGGGTGAAGTTCTTCAACTGGATCGGCACGATGCTGCACGGCTCGCTGTCCTTCGAGACACCGATGCTGTGGGCCGTCGGCTTCCTGGTGAGCTTCCTGTTCGGCGGCCTCACCGGAGTCATCCTCGCCTCGCCCCCGCTGGACTTCCAGGTCAGCGACTCGTACTTCGTGGTGGCCCACTTCCACTACGTGGTCTTCGGGACGGTGGTCTTCGCGATGTTCGCCGGCTTCTTCTTCTGGTGGCCGAAGTTCACCGGCAAGATGCTCGACGAACGGCTGGGGAGGATCCAGTTCTGGACGCTGTTCGTCGGCTTCCACACCACCTTCCTCGTCCAGCACTGGCTGGGCGCGGAGGGCATGCCCCGGCGGTACGCCGACTACCTGGCGGCGGACGGCTTCACCGTGCTCAACACGATCTCGACGATCGGGGCGTTCCTGCTGGGCCTGTCCACCCTGCCGTTCCTCTACAACGTGTGGCGGACCGCCAAGTACGGCCGGCGGGTGGAGGTCGACGACCCCTGGGGCTTCGGCCGATCGCTGGAATGGGCGACCTCCTGCCCGCCACCACGGCACAACTTCTCGACGCTGCCGCAGATCCGCTCCGAGTCCCCCGCCTTCGACCTGCACCACCCGGAGGTCGCCGCCCTCGACCAGGCACGCTCCACCGGCCGCCGCGACGCCGTCGAGCCCGGTGCCGGCGGCCAGGACTGA
- a CDS encoding bifunctional DNA primase/polymerase: MTHPDHDRALECALAAARRGFPVIPLSRSKLPAVRSPHRGETGRGMCRGQCGRLGHGVHDAATEPARIAELFAAAPWATGYGIACGRSPHYLIGLDLDRKDGVDGVTDLVDLAARWGFAVPWTRTVITPSGGRHLWLRGPAEAIVPNSVRRLGNGIDVRGSGGYLVGPGSVTTAGLYRWDPPTASMPPAAVPKRLLRLLLTTPQRRAARATAGAGSGAGTGGGTAEPLIRFVLGSSVGERNERLFWAACRAFENGHGDRVAAEMVGAAVSTGLSEREAESTVGSARRHVLRGSGGRRSAGAL, from the coding sequence GTGACGCATCCGGACCACGACCGCGCGCTGGAGTGCGCGCTCGCCGCCGCGCGGCGCGGCTTCCCCGTCATCCCGCTGTCGCGGAGCAAGCTCCCGGCGGTCCGTTCGCCGCACCGGGGGGAGACCGGGCGCGGGATGTGCCGCGGCCAGTGCGGGCGGCTCGGCCACGGCGTGCACGACGCCGCCACCGAGCCCGCCCGGATAGCCGAGCTGTTCGCGGCGGCCCCCTGGGCCACCGGGTACGGGATCGCGTGCGGGCGCTCACCGCACTACCTGATCGGCCTCGACCTGGACCGCAAGGACGGCGTCGACGGCGTGACCGACCTGGTGGACCTGGCCGCCCGGTGGGGCTTCGCCGTGCCGTGGACGCGCACGGTCATCACCCCGAGCGGCGGCCGGCACCTGTGGCTGCGCGGCCCGGCCGAGGCGATCGTGCCCAACTCCGTGCGCCGGCTCGGCAACGGGATCGACGTGCGCGGCAGCGGCGGCTACCTCGTGGGACCCGGCTCGGTGACCACCGCCGGGCTCTACCGCTGGGACCCGCCGACGGCTTCGATGCCGCCGGCCGCCGTGCCCAAGCGGCTGCTGCGGCTGCTGCTGACCACCCCCCAGCGTCGTGCCGCGCGCGCGACGGCGGGCGCGGGGTCGGGTGCCGGGACGGGCGGGGGCACGGCCGAGCCGCTGATCCGTTTCGTGCTGGGCTCGTCGGTGGGGGAGCGCAACGAGCGGCTGTTCTGGGCCGCCTGCCGGGCGTTCGAGAACGGCCACGGCGACCGGGTCGCCGCGGAGATGGTCGGGGCGGCCGTCAGCACCGGCCTGTCGGAGCGCGAGGCGGAGTCGACGGTGGGCTCCGCCCGCCGGCACGTCCTGCGGGGGTCTGGCGGGCGGCGCTCGGCGGGAGCACTCTGA
- a CDS encoding DUF779 domain-containing protein yields the protein MTSIAPRAGRVAVTEEAAGLLRRLADQHGPLMFHQSGGCCDGSSPMCYPRGEFLTGDSDVHLGDLDVLGIDPVAVWMSRDQFAYWSHTHLTIDVVPGRGSGFSLEAPTGNRFLIRSRLLTDEELSTLGM from the coding sequence ATGACCTCTATCGCACCGAGGGCCGGCCGGGTCGCCGTCACCGAGGAGGCCGCGGGGCTGCTGCGGCGTCTCGCCGACCAGCACGGCCCGTTGATGTTCCACCAGTCCGGCGGCTGCTGCGACGGCAGCTCGCCCATGTGCTATCCGCGGGGGGAGTTCCTCACCGGGGACTCCGACGTGCACCTCGGCGACCTCGACGTCCTGGGCATCGACCCGGTGGCGGTGTGGATGTCGCGCGACCAGTTCGCCTACTGGAGCCACACGCATCTGACGATCGACGTGGTGCCCGGGCGCGGCAGCGGCTTCTCGCTGGAGGCGCCGACGGGCAACCGGTTCCTCATTCGGTCCCGGTTGCTGACGGATGAAGAGCTGTCGACGCTGGGGATGTGA
- a CDS encoding I78 family peptidase inhibitor, with the protein MATDPSAARQPQDEPDTYVGLGADEAERRATERGWSMVRALPPGAVITMEYRVGRLNFTVEGGRVTRCWSG; encoded by the coding sequence ATGGCAACCGATCCGAGTGCCGCACGGCAACCGCAGGACGAACCGGACACCTACGTCGGCCTCGGCGCCGACGAGGCCGAGCGCCGGGCCACCGAACGTGGCTGGAGCATGGTGCGCGCCCTGCCGCCGGGCGCCGTCATCACCATGGAGTACCGGGTGGGCCGGCTCAACTTCACCGTCGAGGGCGGCCGGGTGACCCGCTGCTGGAGCGGCTGA
- a CDS encoding phosphatase PAP2 family protein, translating into MRTDDKLRLMEEPETAQAPPGMSRTRVLLFGSTLVAYVAIVVAVLTTSKLVTLDWQVMMWRPYKQWPQIHAFLDYFVVLGQRGPTAVIVASWLGWRAWRHRTLHPLLVLGTSLLLLNVTVGSVKYGLGRLGPHYATSAGSAELFAGGDIFPSGHTANAVVTWGVLAYLATTPWVRRVTSVIAALLALGVGMTTIYLGTHWVSDVLLGWAAGLLILLALPWFEPLMASAEQRIAAAWARRRGTRTASATAPAANTALASVQLSDNPDGVLEPVVLSGRATTPASGVPHHPARPHTTRHERTPVTPAGSRRPPADRPGRPAPIGQAGVARGRGATG; encoded by the coding sequence GTGCGTACCGATGACAAGCTTCGCCTCATGGAGGAGCCCGAGACAGCCCAGGCGCCACCGGGCATGAGCCGGACACGCGTGCTGCTGTTCGGTTCGACGCTCGTGGCCTATGTGGCCATCGTCGTAGCCGTCCTGACCACGTCCAAGCTCGTGACCCTGGACTGGCAGGTCATGATGTGGCGGCCCTACAAGCAGTGGCCGCAGATCCACGCGTTCCTGGACTACTTCGTGGTCCTGGGCCAGCGCGGCCCGACGGCCGTGATCGTCGCCTCCTGGCTGGGCTGGCGCGCCTGGCGCCACCGCACCCTGCACCCACTGCTGGTGCTGGGCACGTCGCTGCTCCTGCTGAACGTCACCGTGGGTTCGGTGAAGTACGGCCTCGGCAGGCTCGGCCCGCACTACGCGACCAGCGCCGGATCGGCCGAACTCTTCGCCGGCGGCGATATATTTCCCTCCGGTCACACCGCGAACGCCGTGGTGACCTGGGGAGTCCTGGCCTATCTGGCCACCACCCCATGGGTCCGCCGGGTCACCTCCGTGATCGCGGCGCTGCTGGCGCTGGGCGTCGGCATGACCACCATCTACCTCGGTACCCACTGGGTCAGCGACGTCCTGCTCGGCTGGGCGGCCGGCCTGCTGATCCTGCTGGCACTGCCCTGGTTCGAGCCGTTGATGGCCTCGGCCGAGCAGCGGATCGCGGCCGCCTGGGCGCGCCGCCGCGGCACCCGCACGGCGTCCGCCACGGCCCCCGCCGCGAACACGGCGCTGGCCTCCGTGCAGCTCTCCGACAACCCGGACGGCGTACTCGAGCCCGTCGTTCTCAGCGGCCGCGCGACGACGCCCGCGTCCGGCGTACCTCACCATCCGGCACGTCCGCACACCACCCGTCACGAACGCACCCCGGTCACCCCGGCCGGCAGCCGCCGCCCGCCCGCAGACCGGCCCGGCCGCCCGGCACCGATCGGCCAGGCCGGCGTGGCCCGCGGCCGCGGCGCCACCGGCTGA